The segment ctaagattgtggcatccggtcccatcactttattgcaaataaatggggagacgatggaaacaatgacagactttattttttggggctccaaaatcactgcagatggtgagtgcagccatgaaattaaaagatgcttgctccttggaagaaatgaccaacctagacagcatgttaaaaagcagagacattactttgccaacaaaggtccatctagtcaaatctatggtttttccagtagtcatgtacagatgtgagagctggactataaagaatgctgagtgctgaagaattgatgcttttgaactgtggtgttggagcagactcttgagaatccactggacttcgaggagatccaacctaaaggaaatcagtcctgaatattcactggaaggactgatgctgaagctgaaactccaatcctttggccacctaatgcaaagaactgactcattggtaaagaccctgatgctgggaaagattgaagtcgggaggagaaggggacgacaaaggatgagacagttggatggcatcaccaacttgatggccatgagtttgagtaagctctgggagctggtgatgggcagggaagcctggcgcactgcagtccatggggttgcaaagagtgggacatgactgcgcgactgaactgactgatgtctataatggaatactactgtaTGGCAATGAAAAGGCATGAACCACTACTATGTGAAAGATCATAAATTAATCTCAGACACAATGGTGAGTGAAAGAGGCCAGATGTAGAAATATATATACTgaatgattccatgtatatgaacTCCAAAAACAGACTAAACTTACGGCAATAGCTCAGAATACTAGTGACATTTGGAGGGGAATACTGACTTTGAGTGAGCTTGCTCAATGCTagaaatattcaatatcttgatCTAGGTGGTagttacattatatatatgtgtgcatgtatgtatatatatatgtgtgtgtgtacacacatgttaCATGTAtactatgtatacatatgtaaaaacGCATCAGGTTGTAGTCTTTAAGATGTGTGCAGTTTACTATCCGAaagttatacctcaattaaaaaagaaaaaataaaagagggacaGTAGCTTCCTCACACTCAAATAAGAAGCAGCAGCTTTATGtcactatcttaaaaaaaaaaaaaagaaaacagaacatttCCAAATACACATTATGATACATAACTTTGAAAACAGTATGTTCATCTGTATACCATCTAAAATTACTCCATGTACACTAGGAATTGAAGTGTTACACTTTGGTTAATGCATTCCAGGCACAGCAGGGATTTTATATGAACTAGTGCTGGGATACTGGCAACCCAGGGAAAGCCTGGGGCCAAGTGGAGAATGTGTAGCTAGGATTATGCCTTGTCACCAGCCTGGCTGGGGTTGTGGAATGCTGAGGCTCTGCTTGGAGGCACAGGGCAGAAAACTGGGAGCAAGGggggaatgaattgggagaggGGGCATAGGTAGATTCCCTTATGCTCTGGGCCCATAGCCCATAGCTCTTGGGCCCATAGCCCAAGTCTAGACTCCTGACCTCACCAGAGAGACAGTGGATGTAAAACAAGCCAGTCAGTTTCCAAGTGGGAAGAGTGCCAGCCATGATTTTTGCTGCCCAAGGaacaaaaaatcaataataatcaTTCTCATGATTCATGTTCACCCTGTTTTATTCCAAAGCACTTTACCGAAAGGCTCCTTGGCCCAGCCAAGAAGTTCAGGGCCAGGAGCCAGGACACCTGGACACTAGATCTATGTGTGGAAGGCTTGGAACTTTCTTGGGGTCTAAGTTTCTCCCATTGTAAATGTTGCAAGTGACATTGTGGAGTATTTTACAGTTTTACATACATCATCTTAATCCTTCAACCCTTGGCGAGAAAAGCAGAGAACATAGGACtgctattctaatttttttttttgaaaaccaaaatttttgtctacaaatatatatatatataaattccccCCAAAGATGCTATTCTCTCATTTCCCCATCTTCTTCTTCAACACCCCTAATATAAAGGACATTACACTTTATTAAAACTTCACCCAAATGTCCAGACAATGCTGCATCTATGTATTCTTCTGTGTTTGCAAGCTGCATGTTCATATAGCCATCTACAGACACAAGGTAGCCTTTGTACTCCATTCCCCATTTAAGCTTCACCATTACTGGCTTTCCTGTTGATCCGTTGAGGAAAGGTTTGGGGTTGAGGGGCAAACTCATGGCGACTACTGCTGCAATAGTGGGGAAATGCTGCAGGATACTC is part of the Bubalus kerabau isolate K-KA32 ecotype Philippines breed swamp buffalo chromosome 4, PCC_UOA_SB_1v2, whole genome shotgun sequence genome and harbors:
- the LOC129648912 gene encoding small nuclear ribonucleoprotein F-like — encoded protein: MSLPLNPKPFLNGSTGKPVMVKLKWGMEYKGYLVSVDGYMNMQLANTEEYIDAALSGHLGEVLIKCNVLYIRGVEEEDGEMRE